The genome window TGAGCTAGCCTGACGTTCAAaacggtggacaccggggcgtcacgtgaccctgtgacgtcaggtgaaatacctcaatacatgcagatgttagcctaagtctaagactaagtgtacctggtgctaaaaatcaaaataacacaaaggaatggacaaccaatcatttatacagtgtaggccacatttcgtgcgacaaccatggctcactggggcgcttggccaaattatgtccccaccaatatcaacaccgtttttatGCCCttgcatcctatacttctgttctggaacatatagaagggagaatgtacttacgcatttacccgatcggcaattcgttgccaacatgcttgccactccttattggcagccgctgtgttagattttgctcttaatgttgttttgaactcctcgtagctttgcattatgacggcgcattcttcctccgtgaagtacggcgaccgtgccattgtgaacagtggggatttgcgctgataacctcccctttaacgtgaacgcgcattaaccctgattaggttcaaccaggttcaacaaatcaacttcataactggcgtcgtagtaccgtttaaccctaaACAagattttgtcaaccccggtttagcgggggaaccctgggttacttctgggtaggttaacctccgttcgtagtacagggcccagctctctttttttttttaaacaaccaaaatcgagcattggcctaaattaatcattaacaataaacattaatctcattaagtattatttaaacaaaaaaagtcgatgtaactgtaagactaatatgaatgtgtgtaatgtagtgcataAACTGAactacagtaaatcctctaatactggcctgtattccattactggccgggactctaatattggccggtctcgctgtcggaggaggtaaataatggccggactctaatacaggccggggctataaccaacgatgtttctgagatcatagtggccttacacaatcgttccgatctgaaagacaattgtgatcagtggcgccgccaggcgtatggccgtacgcactaggcgtaccttggggagagagatttttttttaattataattgttacctgaatgctttccCTAGTAACAATTTTATGTTCCCAGAACGTTCTGGGCACGTACGCCTTTGGTTGCCTATACGGTGCATATACGTTAGGTTTGGTTGCCACTTGGTTGCCACGTGGTTGCCATGGAAAGTTTTTCTGACGTTGCCCAAACGTTTCCTGTTGGTTACAACAACAACCTTCCCCTGCCCTTCCCCTAACCTTGCTGGTTGCATGTTTGGTTCCCTGAATGTTAGCCTAACGTCCCCCTGACGTTGTAGAATGTTATGTTTTGGTTAGATTTTGCTTTCAACTaattagcaacatcaacacaTAACTGCTAGCACATCTACATGAGAAAACTCAGTGATGAATGAACAGGCAAATTTGGCAGGTCTTGAAAGTTTAATGAGATAAAATATCAATAAcaaatttgaataaaaaaaagtttgaaaataaaaaataaaatagaaaaaagtttctgaaagtgtaacagtgcattcaataaaacaatcatatatacaaaacagaataaaatagaaaagtTTCTGAAACGGTGCATTCAATAACACACattcaaaacagaataaaatagaaataacagttttttaaagtgtaactgtgcattcaataacaaacaaaatagaattaaaaaaaaaaatcacttcacaaaaaaagaataaaaatcaccgttcacaaaaaaaagaataaaaaaattcACTGTTCACCCGTTGCTGCTGACctgaaaagaaaaaggaacaaaatgtttaaaaacaagaacAATGAGCACATGTCCACAAAAGCATGATAAACCACCCTACTACCAACCACGAAATTTCTGTGATTGCACCAAATTAGAGAGCAGAAGTATACCGTCTGTGTGGTGCAAATTTTAGAGTCTGCCCAAGGCATTCCTCCACTTCAGCTTCCGTATGGCCAGGAAGTTGACGCATGCAGCTAGAAGGCAAAATAAAGGAAAGTTACACATCAAAACCTAGTCAGTCAAGCATGGCATAAAAGTGATGTGATCAATATATAAACACTTACCCTTTATAATCTTGCACAGAATGGACATCAAAGGACATTTTGGCCCGTCTGCCCCGCAAGCTGTACTGGGCGAGTACCTCATTATTTGCCGCTCGGCGTAGCATACGGTGAATGGCTGCCCCTAAACCTGCCCCTCCGACAGTTTCAAGAAAATGttgctgtaaaaaaataaaaataattatacaatGAAAATTACTGTAGTGAGCTtatacgatagatagatagatagatagaaagaaagaaTTACCATCTTGTTCCTCTTGTCTGGTTGTTCCAGACTCCTATCCAACTCCAGCAGCTCCATCACCATGCTGCATGGTTTAGCCAACACCACATCATCTTGCTGGAGTTGAGGCGTGTGTGTCGGGGCGTTGGTCTCCACCAATGACTCGATCTTGTCAAACCTAGCCTCGAGCCTCCGCATCAAGCGACTCATGTGGGCCTCTGTGACTATGGGGACAAATGTGATGGAAGTTGTAATTTATAATGTACTTTCCTGAGTGAGTGAACTAGTTAGTGTGTATAaaagtacttacttctctcaaaCATGGCTGTGATAGCCGAGACACCCTGTCCGTCATGAAGCGCCCggctgctggctgaagttttcaaaaagaaaatattagTTTTCCTGTTCATGATTTTGTATTCCAACATCTGTAAATGGGAACTTGAAAGCAACTGTACCTTGAACAGAGTCAAAAGAGGTTTCCAGTGATTCTTGGAGGTGCCTGGCTGACTGAATTGGGTGTAGTGCCCAgctgctggctgaagttttcaaaaagaaaatgttAGTTTTCCTGTTCGTGACTTTGTATTCCAACATCTGTAAATGGGAACTTGAAAGCAACTGTACCTTGAACAGGGTCAACAGGACTTGGGCTAGGGTGGTGAGGACTGGCTCCAGTCCCGGCTGGTGTTGACCCTGAAAAGATGGTGCATATGGATGTTAAgtcatttattgggggggggggtttcttatACATGGTATTCACAAAAGAAGAACCTATGATAATACATTAgacatttacaaataaattgaaaAACACTTACATTGTGGTGGTAGTGGCATTGGGTCCTGCTGACCTGAAAAGAGCACACAAACATCAGATCAGTCACGTAATATGCACCGGTTATTCATCATGAATGTTAGCTCCAAGCTATGAATGATGATTTGGGAACTGTTAACTTACACACAGGGCTTCCAGGCACAGTCAGAGTCTTGGGTTGCTTCTTGGTTGCTGCTACCACTGGAGCAGAATCATCTGGAAGGAAAGACCATACAATGTGCAATGTAAATTTCTTGTAAATGACTTGAAAATGAACACTGAATTGAGTAACTAATGTCATTAGTGAAGAGAGCTTACCATCATCAGAGGATTCGGAGACAAACCTCCTTGGGCGCTTACGCTGCCTTATTGCAAAAGTGTTCACATCATCCTCTGTCTCAACACTTGAGGACTCCATCAATTGCAAACACTTCTGTTCAGCTTTGGCGTATGAATCTATGGAAAATGACTTTGTcagtagcacaaaaaaaaagtactgccATAGAGAGAACAATTCAGTATATTCCATGTAGTGCATAGCAGCGATAGCTCACCTGTTTCGTACCAGGTTTTCTTAACAGGATGTTTGGCCCAAGTTGTATTTGGTGCTCGGCACTTCACAACATGCAATCGCACATTGTGTGTCGTCCAGTAGCAGACCATGCCatgctaaaaatatatataatttaaaaaaaattaattatatatATTTGCTATCAAAAATATATAGGCATATATGTAAGCATACATATTTGCTATgtatcgacaaaaaaaaaaaaaaagacttgtacCTCAGAAGTGTGTCCAAGCCATGAAGATGGCACAACCTCAATAGCATTGTCTGTGAACTCATCTGTGAAAACAAAGGCATCATTAGCAACTTTCCTTGACCACAAACGTTTGAGATATATTTGCAAAACAGACGGAATTCTCCTTTAAGGTATAACCACAACCAGAAAGAAATCACAAATTACCTTTTCGAAAGTAGAGTACTTGAACAGAAGCAGGCTTCAGTACTTCCAACAGAGACGTTTGCTTCCAAATCCAAGTTTCGGGTAGTGACTTTACTACACGCACCTACGTCTTCTTATCCATCTGTCCAGCCAATGAGGAGTGTTCGTTTTGCGTCACATGCCGTTGCGTCAGGCAACCTGACCAATCAACAACTTACAGTGGCTAGGTCTCGTTTCTTCCTGTAGACCCCATGGGAACAAATCCAATGGATAAGGGAATCTGAACTATAAAATAAGTTACTTATTTTATAGTTCAGATTCCCTTATCCATTGGATTTAATACATGATGATTATTAACTTTTATGACAACCCTTCACACcaacaaagtgttgtttttcaACAGACAGTAAAAGTTACGTTACGTTTTCTGTGCAACCTCTGAACTACAATGCTTGTCTCGTGCTATATTCTAAACTCCAAGCAGTGTGGTTTGAGTGAGCTAGGCTAACAGAGTACTGCAGTAAACGTGTTGCTGATCTTTGCAGCCTACAAAAGTAGGCCCTCACTTGAGGTTTTATCCACCAACATACTATATTTCGTCAAATAATACATGGGGAAATCCGTACTGCTGTTATGCCGCCGTTCTGAGGCACAAATACACAGACATTTTAACAGAGAACACCGTCACCTACACGACATGTATATCGATATGGGGTAATCATGCGTAATCTCGGCGCTATGGCGTTAGCCATGCTAAGGTATGCTACATAGCATTATATCAGCATGCTAAATCACAACAAAGGTGAAAGAATTATGTACAAATTCTTTGTCAGATGGGAGACTGGAAAAGACGTGTTTTAGAGATACCAACAAAGATTCACTTCGTATAATGTGACTGGAGATGGTTGCATGCATAGCAGCTAACTGCTAGGTGAATACTATTCACATTTATACAGAATAAAATAACACATTACCTGATCGCACGTACTGTAAATCCAGATAATGTACACTGGCGCTGGTAGTTCTAAATCCAACAAGGAGACTCGGTGAAATTttcaaatagctaaataaaagggcTATCATAGCATCCATTaagtccgccattttgttattTGCCTTAGAGCTGTTTGAAAGCACAGAGAATTCTGGGTAATGTGCAGGATGATGATGCATCGAAGCTACCTAGCTGGacttttatttttagaaaataaGAGGAGAAGAGAAGTGGATTTTTGTATTGCAGCAGATTTTGTTAGTGGTACAGGGTGGATTTGGTtgttgttgggacaaagtacaaataagtTGATCAATGGAGCTGGGTGTGAGTGAGTTGGGGCAACAATAGGGATAATGTACCAGAAGTATGTGCATGAGAAAATGTAGGCATTATTGTAATGCAGCATGTTTTGAGGGCGaaatgtgtgaccacaacttaaaGGTCAAACTTTTGTTGCTGCTCTGCCATATTATCAGGAGCCAATTTGCACCACACAAGACTGTGCACCAAGTCACAACGACCCATTGCCAAACCATGTTCACCCTCTTCATATGATATATGCTGCAGCCTGCTCATTACAGATCACTTGAATTCCACAAAAAACATCACCACTTCAATCCAAACAAATTTAGCCTATAAGTTTATTTCTGCAAATCAGCCACACTCTACCCACATTGCACTAACTAGAAAAACATTTAACCTGTCCATTTTTGCTTTCACCATCTTGCCCAGTAAAATATCTTTTACATTTAACACTCAAAATGCTTCCTTTCCTTCGTTCTTAATGGGGTCTCCTGGAATTGAATTTGAGTCGCCTGAAATAACCAATAGAaggaaaatactgaaaataaaaatgttcaactAATTATGTTATATATTACAAATAAAATGCTATATATCAGCTTTGAAAAGAAAACATCCACATAACTGAAGGCTAGGCTGCTGATCAAAATATAGAATATGTGACACTGTGCAATCTCTATAAAATCTAAAAAATGTGTATGGGGTCATGAGAAATTGGTGATGTAAAAATGGGGTCCCAGGCCAAAAAAGGTTGGCAACCACTGCTTTAGACAGTCAAAACACATTACTCAGGAATGTACATGGGTTTGTCGCCTATTTTTGTGAAAATTTCCTTGCAATATATCTCACAACTCAACATAGACTAGCCTATTTATCTGGCCTATATGCACACATTTCTGTTGACCATATGGTGTCTTCAATGTGTGAGGGTTGGATTCCAAACCAAAATGGCACGACATAACAATGCATAACAAAAGGAAAGTTATATGTGACAGTTTACTATGGCAAAAAAAAAGGCTACAAGTACAAAAGAggttgaaataaaagattaaaagatAATTTAGCCAGCATCAGGAAAGCAGATAGTATAGTTCtcagaacaacaaaaaaacaaccaaacataacGTTGTGTGGAGGTTATAGTGTAACCAAATGATAACGTTTCAGTTGGTTAGTTACCTCAACGTTTTGGGGACGTTTGGCTTCGTTAGGTTTATGCATAACCATGAGGAAACGTTCTCTAAATGTTAGTTGTTGGTTACGTTCTAACAAACCTTTAGAGAACCATAGGCTAACGGTACATTAACGTTCTGTGTTACTAGggttggcaatgcaacataatttgagagagagagagagagagagaggtgtgtgtgccggcgcatttgtgtgcttcaggagtgggcggggtgtgcgtgaccaagaaagctcattggtcaatgcagatatacttttcttgcaccactgagattctctccagttttgagaaacggagacagtcaatcgtcagtagtcagagcttgtgcgagaatttattgagaagcgagtcaaaaatgagtaaacgaaccctgaaacaaacgagcttgtttcagacatttacgaaaaagtccaaaagcagtgatccaggggtgtcatctgcttgccagtcctctccagtatcagctagtaacacggcaccggcagcttccactcctccgcaacctagcagcagtacgctgcagctggatgcgagctcagttcctttgagggaattgccttcatctacctctgagtttgaaactagccatacatccagtgaatttcatataagaacacctacatctccccatgtcccttacgatcagaagtagatggttgctccaccttgctgacaaatgagccatcagatagctttactaatgagccacgagtcagcccgctatcactgacatcagatttatcagacatagggaaacttcaaccagatgccttaaaatgtgcaccggactctgtaaagctcaatgtcctacagaaccgcttcaaaccagacagagggtgggtggctccttctactctgattttcggtaaactcagaaaaatacccgaggagtttttcagcgagtctctgtaccccacgttgcgctacagtgtgtgtcagagtcgtgcgtgcggtagtgctgagcaagttcactagattctaatcgaggctataaagagtttattgtcgtgtgtagttcacatatgttgttcaaatatcagcctgtgttcatggaaggctattgttcaatttcaagttaaagttctatcgttgttttgtgtataagcctatagatcgactcttcatagaaactgcagcacgcaagcggtttttttttttgggggggggggattacaccgctagtgcgtaccttacagttcaaccctgcaggcgccccaattgtgattaccggtaggtctggtggtaaccaggcaaccaagcatcaacctattttataggttcaaatagacacaaaatctcgtttttattcattccactggtagtctgttttgctcaaacagaaatagaggcctgcctctaattctggcctccttccaataatggcctggacca of Neoarius graeffei isolate fNeoGra1 chromosome 22, fNeoGra1.pri, whole genome shotgun sequence contains these proteins:
- the LOC132870263 gene encoding uncharacterized protein LOC132870263; amino-acid sequence: MVCYWTTHNVRLHVVKCRAPNTTWAKHPVKKTWYETDSYAKAEQKCLQLMESSSVETEDDVNTFAIRQRKRPRRFVSESSDDDDSAPVVAATKKQPKTLTVPGSPVCQQDPMPLPPQWSTPAGTGASPHHPSPSPVDPVQASSWALHPIQSARHLQESLETSFDSVQASSRALHDGQGVSAITAMFERITEAHMSRLMRRLEARFDKIESLVETNAPTHTPQLQQDDVVLAKPCSMVMELLELDRSLEQPDKRNKMQHFLETVGGAGLGAAIHRMLRRAANNEVLAQYSLRGRRAKMSFDVHSVQDYKGCMRQLPGHTEAEVEECLGQTLKFAPHRRSAATGEQ